In Equus quagga isolate Etosha38 chromosome 14, UCLA_HA_Equagga_1.0, whole genome shotgun sequence, one DNA window encodes the following:
- the LOC124225393 gene encoding olfactory receptor 51B5-like — MWPNSSFNSFLLTGFPGLEAAHHWISIPFFLIYISVIFGNGILLFLIKEDHNLHEPMYYFLAMLAATDLAVTLTTMPTVLGVLWLDHREVGNVACFSQSYFIHSLSFVESGVLLAMAYDRFIAICNPLRYTSILTDTQVVKIGFGVMMRGFVSVVPPILPLYFFPYCHSHILSHAFCLHQDVIKLACADTTFNRLYPVVLVVIIFVLDSVIILISYVLILKSVLRITSREEKAKTLNTCVSHICCVLVFYITVIGLSLIHRFGKQVPHIVHLIMSYVYFLFPPLMNPVIYSAKTKQIQSGILYLFTTHRVGA; from the coding sequence ATGTGGCCCAACAGCAGCTTCAATTCCTTCCTGTTGACAGGTTTTCCAGGATTGGAGGCAGCTCACCACTGGATTTCCATACCCTTCTTTTTAATctacatttctgtcatttttggCAATGGCATCCTCCTATTTCTCATTAAGGAAGATCACAATCTTCATGAGCCTATGTACTATTTCCTGGCCATGCTGGCAGCCACAGACCTTGCAGTGACCTTGACCACAATGCCCACGGTGCTGGGAGTCCTCTGGCTGGATCACAGGGAGGTTGGAAATGTAGCCTGTTTTTCTCAATCCTACTTTATACACTCACTTTCCTTTGTAGAGTCTGGTGTTTTGCTTGCCATGGCCTATGACCGTTTTATTGCCATTTGCAACCCCCTAAGGTATACTTCTATACTCACTGATACTCAAGTGGTGAAAATTGGGTTTGGAGTTATGATGAGAGGATTTGTATCTGTTGTCCCCCCAATCCTACCCctctattttttcccctattGCCACTCCCACATCCTTTCCCATGCATTCTGCCTTCACCAGGATGTCATCAAACTGGCCTGTGCAGACACCACATTCAATCGACTGTATCCAGTTGTGCTTGTAGTCATTATATTTGTGCTAGATTCTGTGATCATCCTTATCTCCTATGTGTTGATACTCAAGAGTGTCCTGAGGATCACCtccagagaagagaaggccaAGACCCTCAACACCTGTGTCTCCCATATCTGCTGTGTCCTGGTTTTCTACATCACAGTGATAGGATTGTCTCTGATTCATCGGTTTGGGAAGCAGGTTCCACATATTGTCCACCTCATTATGAGCTATGTGTATTTTCTGTTCCCTCCACTAATGAATCCTGTAATCTACAGTGCCAAAACCAAGCAGATCCAGAGTGGCATTCTTTATCTTTTCACCACCCATAGAGTTGGAGCCTGA
- the LOC124225385 gene encoding olfactory receptor 51I2-like, protein MGNFKINTSDAPIFILTGFPGTEAMEAWLSVPLLLLYAISIVGNTLIILIVKQEQSLHQPMYCFLSLLSVNDLGVSFSTLPTVLSALCFHAQVIAFNACLAQMFFIHFFSWTESGILLAMSFDRYVAICNPLRYATILTNAHIMAMCLCTVVRSFAFILVFPLLLHRLSFCHSKNILSHAYCLHVDMIKLACTDVSLNSYYGLSIVLFTFGLDSVLIFISYILILRSVLAISSQEERLKALNTCVSHILAVLIFYVPMVSVSIVHRFGAGLPHAVHILMSILYLFVPPMLNPIIYSIKTKEIRHRLLKMFFRSKF, encoded by the coding sequence ATGGGCAACTTCAAGATCAATACCTCTGATGCTCCTATCTTTATCTTGACGGGCTTCCCAGGAACGGAGGCCATGGAGGCGTGGCTATCTGTCCCTCTGCTTCTGCTCTATGCCATCTCTATTGTGGGCAACACCCTGATCATCCTCATTGTTaagcaggagcagagtttgcACCAACCCATGTACTGCTTCTTGTCTCTACTCTCAGTCAATGACTTGGGGGTGTCCTTTTCCACATTACCGACTGTGCTGTCTGCCCTCTGCTTCCATGCCCAGGTGATTGCCTTTAATGCCTGCTTGGCTCAAATGTTTTTCATCCACTTCTTTTCTTGGACAGAGTCTGGCATCCTTCTGGCTATGAGCTTCGATCgttatgtggccatctgcaacccaCTGCGCTATGCTACAATTCTCACTAATGCCCATATTATGGCAATGTGCCTATGTACTGTCGTCCGAAGCTTTGCCTTCATTCTGGTCTTCCCATTGCTGCTGCACAGACTGTCCTTCTGCCACAGCAAGAACATCCTCTCCCATGCCTACTGCCTTCATGTGGATATGATCAAGCTGGCGTGTACTGATGTCTCTCTTAATAGCTACTATGGGCTGTCCATTGTACTGTTCACCTTTGGCCTGGACTCTGTACTCATTTTCATTTCCTACATACTTATCCTGAGATCAGTGCTAGCCATTTCCTCCCAAGAGGAGCGCCTCAAGGCACTCAACACATGTGTGTCCCACATCTTAGCTGTGCTCATCTTCTATGTGCCCATGGTGAGTGTGTCCATTGTGCATCGCTTTGGTGCTGGCCTGCCCCATGCTGTCCATATCCTCATGTCTATTCTTTACCTCTTTGTGCCTCCCATGCTCAATCCTATCATCTACTCCATTAAGACAAAGGAGATCCGCCACAGGCTTCTCAAGATGTTCTTCAGGAGTAAGTTCTGA
- the LOC124225438 gene encoding olfactory receptor 51I2-like: MGSNPHNSSELPTFTLTGLPGLETSQHWMFLLLGTLYVVSIVGNALILFIIKKEQSLHQPMYYFLSLLSINDLGVSFSTLPTVLATFCLHLRKISFDCCMVQMFFIHFFSFVESGILLIMSFDRYVAICNPLRYATVLTDAQVAHMGISVIIRSFCMVFPLPLLLKRLPFCKANVLSHSYCLHPDLIRLPCGNITINNIFGLFIVISTFGLDSALILLSYILILRSVLAIASWEERLKTLNTCVSHMCAVFIFYVPMVGVSMAARYGRHAPQYVHTLMSLIYLFVPPMLNPVIYSIKTKEIRQRLCKILLGTKF, translated from the coding sequence ATGGGAAGTAACCCCCACAACAGCTCAGAGTTGCCTACTTTCACCCTGACAGGGCTCCCAGGGCTGGAGACCTCCCAACACTGGATGTTTCTCCTCCTTGGCACTCTCTACGTTGTCTCCATTGTGGGCAATGCCCTCATCCTTTTCATTATCAAGAAGGAGCAGAGCTTGCATCAGCCTATGTACTACTTCCTGTCCCTGCTATCAATTAACGACCTAGGTGTGTCTTTTTCCACACTGCCCACAGTACTggccacattttgtttacacTTAAGGAAGATCAGTTTTGATTGTTGCATGGTTCAAATGTTCTTTATCCACTTCTTCTCCTTTGTGGAGTCTGGGATCCTACTGATTATGAGCtttgaccgctatgtggccatctgtaaccCACTGCGCTATGCCACAGTGCTCACTGATGCCCAAGTGGCACACATGGGCATATCTGTAATCATCCGCAGTTTCTGCATGGTTTTCCCACTCCCGTTGCTTCTGAAGAGGTTGCCCTTCTGCAAAGCCAATGTCCTATCCCATTCCTATTGCCTGCATCCAGATCTGATCCGCCTGCCCTGTGGCAACATCACCATCAATAATATTTTTGGTCTATTCATTGTTATCTCTACCTTTGGTCTGGACTCTGCACTCATTCTCCTCTCCTATATACTCATACTGCGCTCTGTACTTGCCATTGCATCTTGGGAAGAACGATTAAAGACACTCAACACGTGTGTGTCACACATGTGTGCTGTGTTCATCTTCTATGTGCCCATGGTTGGTGTGTCCATGGCTGCTCGCTATGGGAGGCATGCCCCTCAGTATGTGCACACACTCATGTCCCTCATTTATCTCTTTGTGCCTCCAATGCTCAACCCTGTTATCTATTCCATCAAAACCAAAGAGATTCGTCAGAGGCTTTGCAAAATACTACTGGGAACAAAGTTCTAA